A region from the Malus domestica chromosome 07, GDT2T_hap1 genome encodes:
- the LOC103438872 gene encoding probable phytol kinase 1, chloroplastic, with translation MQHSTLNSHFSLFKFSTISQPVSLSRFQIDRSSLMTNVLSFTPTTPLLRHLSVFSILRRRHNPTTLKSPPHTLSQSPLRCAPHPPPRPSRSASALPAPADGLMQDAGATAVVLAGAYGLVLCFDNLTQRNLLRQNLSRKLVHILSGIFFMLSWPIFSTSTDARYFASVVPLVNCLRLLLHGFSLVTNEGLVKSVTREGNPKELLRGPLYYVLILILCALVFWRESPVGLISLAMMCGGDGVADIMGRKFGSIKIPYNPKKSWAGSISMFLFGFLISMGMLYYYSFLGYFELNWIQTAEKVAFVALVATLVESLPITEVLDDNVSVPLASMAAAYLSFSL, from the exons ATGCAACACTCCACACTGAATTCTCACTTCTCTCTCTTTAAGTTCTCAACAATTAGTCAGCCAGTCTCACTATCCAGATTCCAAATCGACCGATCCAGTTTAATGACGAATGTCTTATCCTTCACTCCAACAACTCCTCTTCTCCGCCACCTCTCCGTTTTCTCTATCCTGCGCCGTCGCCACAACCCCACCACCCTCAAGTCCCCACCACATACCCTCTCACAGTCACCTCTCCGCTGTGCGCCGCACCCTCCCCCACGCCCCTCCCGCTCCGCGTCCGCTCTACCCGCCCCCGCCGATGGCCTCATGCAGGACGCCGGAGCCACCGCCGTCGTACTCGCCGGCGCCTACGGCCTCGTCCTCTGCTTCGATAATCTCACGCAGCGAAATCTTCTCCGACAG AATTTAAGCAGAAAATTGGTGCATATATTATCTGGGATATTCTTCATGCTTTCCTGGCCAATTTTCAG CACCTCAACCGATGCTCGTTACTTTGCCTCTGTGGTTCCCCTTGTCAATTGCTTGAGGCTTCTTCTTCACGGCTTCTCCTTGGTCACCAATGAAGGACTCGTCAAATCTGTCACGAGAGAAGGAAATCCAAA GGAGTTGCTTCGAGGTCCTTTGTATTACGTTCTCATATTGATCTTATGTGCTCTTGTGTTTTGGCGCGAGTCTCCCGTTGGACTGATCTCCTTGGCAATGATGTGCGGCGGGGATG GTGTTGCTGATATCATGGGGAGAAAGTTTGGGTCGATAAAGATCCCTTAtaatccaaaaaagagttgGGCTGGTAGCATATCGATGTTTCTTTTTGGGTTCTTGATTTCCATGGGGATGCTCTATTATTACTCCTTTCTGGGATATTTCGAACTGAATTGGATCCAGACAGCTGAAAAGGTAGCGTTCGTTGCTTTGGTGGCAACACTTGTGGAGTCCCTCCCAATTACAGAGGTATTAGATGACAACGTATCTGTTCCATTGGCAAGCATGGCGGCTGCATATTTGAGTTTCTCTTTGTAG